One genomic region from Balneola sp. encodes:
- a CDS encoding glutamine-hydrolyzing GMP synthase, which translates to MHSRHSEWILILDYGSQFTQLIARRLRELQIYCEIHPYNVNLEDVSTPTPSGIVLSGGPKSVNDDDAPGLQTEILDWDIPILGVCYGLQLLAHTEIPGSVEKAEKREYGRANLLIDNSEDLLKDIKEDSVVWMSHGDHIHELPSSYEVIGHTTNAKVAAVRHKENHIYGVQFHPEVAHTEFGKQLLKNFAYDICDLKGDWTSESFIDEQIQSIREKVGDDKVLCALSGGVDSTVVATLLHKAIGDQLECVFVDNGLLRKNEFESVMHLYTKDLNLPVRGVDATELFLGRLEGISDPEEKRKIIGNTFIDVFEDEIGEDTDFKYLAQGTLYPDVIESVSFKGPSATIKSHHNVGGLPEKMKLDLIEPVRELFKDEVREVGRTLGIPSHFIGRHPFPGPGLGIRVIGDLSKERLSLLREADFIFVEELKKQKLYNEVWQALAVLLPVQSVGVMGDERTYEFTIALRAVTSLDGMTADWAHLPYEFLADVSNRIINEIKGINRVVYDISSKPPATIEWE; encoded by the coding sequence ATGCATAGCCGACACTCGGAATGGATTCTCATCCTAGATTACGGTTCACAGTTTACTCAGTTAATTGCACGTCGGCTGCGCGAACTTCAGATTTACTGTGAAATTCACCCCTACAATGTAAATCTTGAAGACGTTTCCACCCCTACTCCTTCCGGAATAGTCTTATCAGGTGGACCGAAAAGTGTAAACGATGACGATGCACCAGGCCTTCAAACAGAAATTCTGGACTGGGATATACCAATTCTGGGAGTCTGCTATGGCTTACAACTGCTCGCCCATACTGAAATTCCGGGAAGTGTAGAAAAAGCCGAAAAGAGAGAATATGGCCGTGCAAATCTACTTATTGATAATAGCGAAGACTTACTTAAAGATATAAAAGAAGACAGCGTCGTATGGATGAGTCATGGAGATCATATTCATGAATTACCTTCTTCTTATGAAGTTATTGGTCATACAACCAATGCTAAAGTAGCAGCAGTACGGCACAAGGAAAATCACATCTATGGAGTTCAGTTTCATCCCGAAGTTGCTCACACAGAATTTGGCAAACAACTCCTCAAGAATTTCGCTTATGATATATGCGACCTAAAAGGTGACTGGACATCAGAATCTTTCATAGACGAGCAAATTCAATCCATTCGAGAAAAGGTTGGAGATGATAAGGTTTTATGCGCCCTTTCAGGTGGGGTTGATTCAACCGTTGTTGCTACGCTACTACATAAAGCAATTGGTGATCAGTTAGAGTGCGTTTTTGTTGATAATGGCTTGTTAAGAAAGAATGAGTTTGAGTCAGTCATGCATCTCTATACAAAAGATTTAAACCTCCCGGTCCGTGGCGTAGATGCGACTGAATTATTCCTTGGACGATTAGAAGGCATTTCTGACCCCGAGGAAAAACGTAAGATCATCGGGAATACATTCATTGATGTTTTCGAAGATGAAATTGGCGAGGATACTGATTTCAAATATTTAGCTCAGGGCACCCTATATCCGGATGTCATCGAAAGTGTATCCTTTAAAGGACCATCTGCTACTATAAAATCACATCATAATGTTGGCGGACTCCCTGAAAAGATGAAGCTTGATCTCATTGAGCCTGTTCGAGAATTATTTAAAGATGAAGTACGTGAAGTTGGAAGAACCTTAGGAATACCTTCACACTTTATTGGTCGTCACCCTTTCCCCGGACCAGGATTAGGAATCAGAGTGATCGGCGACCTATCCAAAGAGCGCTTAAGTTTACTGAGAGAAGCTGATTTTATTTTTGTTGAAGAGCTTAAGAAGCAAAAATTATACAATGAAGTTTGGCAGGCACTCGCCGTTTTACTCCCAGTACAAAGTGTTGGTGTGATGGGTGACGAACGCACCTATGAGTTTACAATTGCATTAAGAGCAGTAACAAGCCTTGATGGGATGACCGCCGACTGGGCTCACCTCCCCTACGAATTTCTTGCCGATGTCTCCAATCGTATTATCAATGAAATTAAAGGGATTAATCGCGTAGTTTACGACATAAGCTCAAAACCACCGGCTACTATCGAGTGGGAATAA
- the gcvH gene encoding glycine cleavage system protein H, producing MSLPADLKYTREHEWIKDNGDGTATIGITDFAQGELGDIVFVELEPEGSEFDKDDTFGTVEAVKTVSDLYAPVDCEVIEINEKLEDEPELVNDDPYGEGWMVKIKLTDTSQLDDLLSAEEYEEVIA from the coding sequence ATGAGCCTACCAGCTGATCTTAAATATACCCGAGAGCACGAATGGATTAAAGATAATGGCGACGGTACTGCCACTATCGGTATAACCGACTTTGCTCAAGGTGAGCTTGGAGATATTGTATTTGTTGAACTTGAACCTGAAGGATCAGAATTTGATAAAGACGATACCTTTGGTACTGTAGAAGCTGTTAAAACGGTTTCTGACCTTTACGCCCCTGTTGACTGTGAGGTTATTGAAATTAATGAGAAGCTTGAAGATGAGCCTGAACTCGTTAACGACGATCCTTATGGCGAAGGCTGGATGGTTAAGATAAAACTTACTGATACCTCTCAGTTGGATGATCTCCTATCTGCTGAAGAATATGAAGAAGTAATTGCTTAA
- the accC gene encoding acetyl-CoA carboxylase biotin carboxylase subunit — translation MFKKILIANRGEIALRIIRTCQEMGIKTVAVYSTADADSLHVKFADEAVCIGPPPGKESYLKIPSILAAAEITNAEAIHPGYGFLSENAEFSRICGEHDLKFIGPSPDAINRMGDKAVAKATMIKNNVPVVPGSKGEVDSYEEAKSVCDEIGYPVIIKASAGGGGRGMRMVMEASELEKNYKMCRSEAETSFNNPAVYIERFVTNPHHVEIQVLSDQHGNHIHLGERDCSLQRRHQKVLEESPSPLMTPELRKRMGDAATNAAKAVNYEGAGTVEFLVDDDHNFYFMEMNTRIQVEHPVTEEVTGIDLIEQQIRVAAGEKLPEFELEFTNHAIECRINAEDPAHNFRPSAGEVTVFHPPGGHGVRLDTHAYSGYRIPPHYDSMIAKLIVSAPTREDAIKKMKRALKEFIIEGIKTTIPYHIQLMDDENFIKGKFDTKYLEREFKFIAKED, via the coding sequence ATGTTCAAAAAAATTCTGATTGCCAATCGAGGAGAAATTGCACTGCGAATTATTCGCACTTGCCAGGAAATGGGCATCAAAACGGTAGCCGTTTACTCTACCGCTGATGCTGACAGTCTGCACGTGAAATTTGCTGACGAGGCCGTTTGTATCGGACCTCCCCCAGGAAAAGAGAGTTACCTGAAGATCCCAAGTATCTTAGCAGCAGCTGAAATCACAAATGCAGAAGCGATACACCCGGGATATGGATTCCTTTCTGAAAATGCTGAATTCTCACGTATCTGTGGAGAGCACGACCTGAAATTTATAGGTCCATCACCTGATGCCATTAACCGCATGGGTGACAAGGCTGTAGCTAAAGCTACAATGATCAAGAATAACGTTCCCGTTGTTCCTGGAAGTAAAGGTGAAGTTGATAGCTACGAAGAAGCGAAAAGCGTTTGTGATGAAATTGGTTATCCAGTTATTATCAAAGCATCTGCCGGCGGCGGCGGGCGTGGTATGCGAATGGTTATGGAAGCTTCAGAGCTTGAAAAGAATTACAAGATGTGTCGAAGCGAGGCAGAGACATCTTTTAATAACCCTGCTGTTTATATCGAACGCTTTGTTACTAATCCTCACCACGTTGAAATTCAGGTTTTATCTGACCAACATGGAAATCACATTCATTTAGGCGAGCGTGATTGCTCTTTACAGCGGAGACATCAAAAAGTACTCGAAGAATCTCCTTCCCCACTCATGACTCCTGAGCTCAGGAAACGAATGGGTGATGCTGCTACCAACGCAGCAAAAGCTGTAAATTATGAAGGAGCCGGTACTGTAGAGTTTTTGGTTGATGATGACCATAATTTCTACTTCATGGAAATGAATACACGAATTCAGGTTGAGCATCCGGTTACTGAAGAAGTAACAGGCATTGACCTCATCGAACAGCAAATTCGTGTTGCTGCAGGAGAGAAACTTCCTGAATTCGAGCTGGAGTTTACGAATCATGCCATCGAGTGCCGAATTAATGCTGAAGATCCGGCTCATAATTTTCGGCCCTCTGCTGGAGAAGTAACGGTTTTTCATCCACCCGGTGGCCATGGAGTGCGTTTAGATACTCATGCTTATTCCGGATATCGTATTCCTCCGCACTATGATTCTATGATTGCCAAGCTGATTGTTAGTGCTCCTACTCGTGAAGATGCGATCAAAAAAATGAAGCGAGCACTTAAGGAATTCATTATAGAGGGTATTAAAACCACTATTCCTTACCATATCCAGCTTATGGATGATGAAAATTTTATTAAAGGCAAGTTTGATACCAAGTATTTAGAAAGAGAATTTAAATTTATAGCAAAAGAAGACTAA
- the accB gene encoding acetyl-CoA carboxylase, biotin carboxyl carrier protein, whose amino-acid sequence MDLKLIKNILDLIADSDVNEVSLEEGDFKIKVKKQGEVQQVSYTQPAAPQPPAQPAAPATQQPAAPSSGQDDSSSEAADGDTVTSPIVGTFYESPSPDSDPFVKVGDKVSKGDTLCIVEAMKIMNEIEAEFGGTVKKIIAKDGQPVEFEQPLFIIKKD is encoded by the coding sequence ATGGATTTAAAACTGATTAAAAATATTTTAGACCTCATCGCTGATAGCGATGTTAATGAAGTTTCTCTTGAAGAAGGCGACTTCAAAATTAAAGTTAAAAAACAAGGAGAAGTTCAACAGGTTAGCTATACCCAGCCTGCTGCGCCTCAACCTCCGGCACAACCGGCAGCTCCTGCAACTCAGCAACCTGCCGCACCTTCTTCTGGTCAGGACGACTCCTCTTCCGAGGCTGCTGATGGCGATACAGTTACCTCACCAATTGTAGGAACTTTCTATGAGTCTCCATCTCCCGATTCTGATCCTTTTGTGAAAGTTGGAGATAAAGTTTCTAAAGGTGATACGCTGTGTATTGTAGAAGCCATGAAAATTATGAACGAAATAGAAGCTGAATTCGGAGGTACTGTCAAAAAAATTATTGCCAAAGACGGACAGCCTGTTGAGTTCGAACAACCATTATTCATAATCAAAAAAGACTAA
- the efp gene encoding elongation factor P: protein MSKVSTSDFRNGMVLDMDGEFYSITEFQHVKPGKGPAFVRTKLKGILNGKNIDKTWRSGENAEEVRIEHHEYQYLYNDGELYYLMHNETYEQVPINASQVDRKGYFVEGQSCKVLLNADEESILLAEPKDQIDVIVEQTDPGLKGDTAQGGSKPATLESGATVNVPLFINQGEKIKVDTRTGEYLERAK, encoded by the coding sequence ATGTCAAAAGTATCAACATCAGATTTCAGAAACGGCATGGTTCTGGATATGGATGGAGAATTCTATTCAATTACTGAGTTCCAACATGTGAAACCCGGAAAAGGCCCTGCTTTTGTAAGAACAAAATTAAAGGGAATTTTAAACGGAAAAAATATAGATAAAACCTGGCGCTCAGGTGAAAATGCCGAAGAGGTTAGAATTGAGCACCACGAGTATCAGTACCTTTATAATGACGGTGAACTGTACTATCTGATGCACAACGAAACCTATGAACAGGTTCCTATTAACGCCAGTCAGGTTGATCGAAAGGGTTATTTTGTGGAAGGACAATCCTGCAAAGTACTTCTAAATGCAGATGAAGAGTCTATTTTACTTGCCGAGCCAAAAGATCAAATTGATGTGATAGTTGAACAAACTGATCCTGGCCTTAAAGGTGATACCGCGCAAGGCGGAAGCAAACCTGCCACCCTTGAGTCTGGAGCTACTGTTAATGTGCCTTTATTCATCAACCAAGGCGAAAAAATTAAAGTTGATACGAGAACCGGAGAATACTTAGAACGAGCTAAATAA
- a CDS encoding sodium-dependent transporter, translating to MAETTTTDRGSWNSKLGFILAAAGSAVGLGNIWAFPTKVATEGGAAYLLVYLICTFAIGFPVMAAELAIGRRSGKNPVGAFKAISSNKFFPLVGLWGVICGVMILSFYTVIAGWAFGFAFEEIFFYFGWDTAANWLTDTNNGFRNAIIATVFMLGTIKIITGGVSDGIERATKMMMPLLIGIIVIMIIYVLMQPGSAEGVSVYLLPDFSKINAGLIFSAMGQAFFSLSLGMGALITYGSYLNKKENIPQAAAFVTLADVGIAFLAGLLIVPAMYLAQSQGININAGGSLASSTDLVFQILPALFHTIGGAVGLILGVTFFLLLSIAALTSTISLLEVPVSYVIDEFEVKRKKAAWSVGLSILVVSIVVAFFPSLIGLFDYLFSSIGLPLGGFLICIFVGYFWTTDNAINEMEYGFAGIKQTLFVKVWPIFIKYICPAAILYNLISNFI from the coding sequence TTGGCTGAAACAACCACAACCGATCGCGGTTCCTGGAATTCAAAACTTGGTTTTATATTAGCTGCTGCCGGTTCTGCAGTAGGGCTCGGTAACATCTGGGCTTTCCCAACAAAAGTTGCAACCGAAGGTGGCGCAGCATATCTGTTGGTTTATTTGATATGTACATTTGCCATTGGCTTTCCCGTGATGGCAGCCGAGCTTGCAATAGGACGCCGATCTGGTAAAAACCCCGTTGGTGCGTTTAAAGCTATTAGCTCTAATAAATTCTTCCCCTTAGTAGGTCTGTGGGGTGTAATTTGTGGAGTGATGATTCTCTCCTTTTATACCGTAATTGCTGGTTGGGCATTTGGCTTCGCCTTTGAAGAGATTTTCTTCTACTTCGGATGGGATACCGCTGCTAATTGGCTCACCGACACCAATAATGGCTTCAGAAACGCGATTATAGCTACTGTGTTTATGTTAGGTACCATTAAAATTATTACCGGTGGGGTTAGTGATGGTATTGAACGCGCCACAAAAATGATGATGCCTTTACTTATTGGTATTATCGTCATCATGATCATTTACGTATTGATGCAGCCTGGTAGCGCTGAAGGTGTGAGTGTTTATCTGTTGCCTGACTTCAGTAAAATCAATGCCGGTTTAATATTCTCGGCCATGGGTCAGGCTTTCTTTTCTCTTTCTTTAGGGATGGGTGCTTTGATTACTTACGGTTCTTACCTCAATAAAAAGGAGAATATCCCACAAGCTGCCGCTTTTGTAACACTTGCTGATGTTGGGATCGCTTTCCTTGCAGGGCTTCTGATAGTTCCAGCAATGTACTTAGCGCAAAGCCAGGGAATTAATATTAATGCTGGTGGGTCTTTAGCTTCAAGTACAGACCTTGTATTTCAGATACTTCCCGCACTATTCCACACTATTGGTGGCGCAGTGGGATTGATTCTGGGAGTAACGTTCTTCCTTCTGCTAAGCATAGCTGCCCTGACTTCTACAATTTCATTATTGGAAGTACCGGTTTCCTATGTTATTGATGAATTTGAAGTGAAGCGAAAAAAAGCAGCCTGGTCGGTTGGTCTATCTATTCTTGTTGTTTCAATTGTAGTAGCCTTCTTCCCTTCCCTTATTGGGTTATTCGATTACCTATTCAGCAGTATAGGTCTTCCATTGGGTGGATTCTTAATCTGTATTTTTGTGGGCTACTTTTGGACTACGGATAACGCAATCAATGAAATGGAATATGGCTTTGCAGGAATCAAACAAACTTTATTTGTGAAGGTTTGGCCGATATTTATCAAGTATATTTGTCCGGCTGCCATACTTTACAACCTGATTTCTAATTTCATTTAA
- a CDS encoding pullulanase, with translation MNTLSISSDDIKDCTVSGLENYPLGYSIDNNQTIFRLFAPKATEVVVVIYDRYEAKEGLSFPLQRSDEGIWETIIQDNFINKWYAYKLDGPSDDPAFIKTDYPIADPRSRHVTSVNHHLQFPKTKITDDAQYDWEGDNFVAPEDPRDLIIYETHIKDMVAHSSAKTYVQGIYNDFREAEVGGIKHLKKLGVNAVEFLPLQKFGFFEPPFNEKTEEGIKNTWNPYARNYWGYMTSFFFAPETIYASDADLTPGAVTGKSTKAESELKDLVKALHKEEISVIMDVVYNHASHYDLNPLKYTAKDHYFRLDEKGNFLNDSWTGNDINTQAAQSRELIVESVKHWMTEYHIDGFRFDLAGIIDWETIDLIREEAQKINPNVILIAEPWGGDYKPQGFSDHGWASWNDKIRNGFKGYHPTESKGFVFGNLDPSMTRYGLENLIRGTLESGEHGLFNHSAHSVNYIESHDGYTLGDHIRIALDHAKAEQVFDDKSQITTLSKTEMKISKLAALSLFVSQGITMMHAGQEWARSKVVQDPAGVDPKKGKIDRDTYNKDDETNWLNFNEISINQSLFKYYQGLIKLRLNAPALRKAKPEEINFKVYNDPLHVTFSIDGKSSGDMYDYFVSLNANKDHAHEIILPSGYWEVIINPDKAGFKTLQSVEKSLHVPASSGIVLRKLRVSKA, from the coding sequence TTGAACACATTGAGTATTTCTTCAGACGACATAAAAGACTGTACTGTTAGTGGGTTAGAAAATTATCCCCTTGGTTACAGTATCGATAACAATCAGACGATTTTTAGGCTCTTTGCTCCCAAAGCTACTGAAGTAGTGGTCGTTATATATGATAGGTACGAAGCTAAAGAAGGACTGTCTTTTCCACTTCAGCGAAGTGATGAAGGGATATGGGAAACAATTATTCAGGATAACTTCATCAATAAATGGTATGCTTATAAATTAGATGGGCCATCTGATGATCCGGCTTTCATAAAAACTGACTACCCTATCGCAGATCCGAGAAGTCGTCATGTCACTTCTGTGAATCATCACCTTCAATTCCCTAAAACAAAGATCACAGATGATGCCCAGTATGACTGGGAAGGTGATAACTTTGTTGCTCCTGAAGATCCAAGAGATCTGATCATCTACGAGACACATATTAAGGATATGGTGGCTCACTCCTCTGCGAAAACATATGTTCAGGGAATCTATAATGATTTCAGGGAAGCAGAAGTCGGTGGAATAAAGCATCTAAAGAAGCTTGGCGTAAATGCTGTTGAATTCCTTCCATTACAGAAATTTGGCTTTTTTGAGCCTCCTTTTAACGAAAAGACGGAAGAAGGCATTAAAAACACCTGGAACCCTTACGCCCGCAATTATTGGGGCTATATGACATCCTTTTTCTTTGCCCCGGAAACCATTTATGCTTCAGACGCAGATTTAACTCCCGGAGCCGTTACAGGGAAATCAACCAAAGCTGAATCAGAACTTAAAGACTTGGTGAAGGCTCTGCATAAAGAGGAAATTTCTGTGATTATGGATGTAGTGTATAATCATGCCTCTCATTATGATTTAAATCCCCTCAAATACACCGCTAAAGATCATTACTTCCGGTTGGATGAAAAAGGAAACTTCCTGAATGACAGCTGGACCGGTAATGACATTAATACCCAGGCTGCACAAAGCCGTGAACTGATTGTTGAATCAGTAAAGCACTGGATGACCGAATACCATATTGACGGTTTTAGATTTGATTTAGCAGGCATTATAGACTGGGAAACAATTGATTTAATCCGCGAGGAAGCTCAGAAGATCAATCCCAATGTTATCCTTATTGCCGAACCTTGGGGCGGTGATTATAAGCCTCAAGGATTTTCCGATCACGGTTGGGCTTCTTGGAACGATAAAATCAGAAATGGCTTCAAAGGATATCACCCTACCGAAAGTAAAGGATTTGTTTTTGGTAACCTTGACCCGTCGATGACTCGATATGGTCTTGAAAACCTGATTAGAGGAACTCTGGAATCTGGAGAGCACGGTTTATTTAATCATTCCGCCCATTCAGTAAACTACATAGAAAGCCACGACGGGTATACACTTGGGGATCATATCAGAATTGCATTAGATCATGCCAAAGCCGAGCAGGTCTTTGATGATAAAAGTCAGATAACCACACTTTCTAAGACGGAAATGAAGATATCCAAACTTGCTGCTCTCTCTTTATTTGTGTCTCAGGGAATAACAATGATGCATGCCGGGCAGGAATGGGCTCGCTCAAAAGTAGTCCAAGATCCCGCCGGCGTTGATCCCAAAAAAGGTAAAATTGACCGTGACACCTACAATAAGGATGATGAGACGAACTGGCTGAATTTCAATGAAATTTCCATCAACCAATCTTTATTCAAATACTATCAAGGATTAATTAAGCTGAGATTAAATGCCCCAGCTCTAAGGAAGGCTAAACCGGAAGAAATAAATTTCAAAGTTTATAACGATCCGCTTCATGTTACATTCTCAATTGACGGAAAAAGTTCAGGTGATATGTATGATTACTTTGTATCATTGAACGCGAATAAAGACCACGCACACGAAATTATTCTTCCCAGTGGTTACTGGGAAGTGATCATTAATCCTGATAAAGCCGGCTTTAAGACCTTGCAAAGTGTAGAAAAATCATTGCACGTTCCGGCTAGTTCAGGAATCGTTTTAAGAAAGTTGCGTGTGAGCAAAGCTTAA